A genomic stretch from Moraxella nasicaprae includes:
- a CDS encoding M16 family metallopeptidase, with amino-acid sequence MSKNTLFCQCAKSLLCLAIAASTSIAHANRIAQTSQPTQMSDYLSKFSGVNQLGELSLNIPQSQYFSTDDGVPVVFTAMHHLPIVDISLGFDAGSGHDELIRRGADGEIAMMVSAMMTQGTKTLDEEAFYEKADQLAMSLSSSVERESFDIDLRIIKDGTQLDEAVDLMLDAYRNPRFDEKILARNKARLKVAYQANEASPKFLATRAFNGIMEQNNPHAYDDDIKKIDLLSQDELFAFVDRFLVVQNAKLAITGDLTLEEAKTLANRISRGLKNGKKAEKVKAHQAPTPIHHHIDYPSTQTQIIIGGIAPAVPINQQAIRQYSDFVMGNAVLAGGDFNARLTQAIRVKKGYTYGISGSLSYNDQRSVYSIGFSTKNEEATAAINDTLATIDEVLSSGITQRELDLEKAGTKNAYPARFANHAGVHDAISATFFGGYPKDHLHTRFERIDRATLDSVNAALRHFIIPNNFVIVTVGAIKPTIILPKDN; translated from the coding sequence ATGAGTAAGAACACTTTATTTTGTCAATGTGCCAAATCATTGCTGTGCTTAGCCATCGCTGCCAGCACCAGTATCGCCCATGCCAATCGCATCGCTCAAACAAGCCAGCCAACACAAATGAGCGACTACTTGTCCAAATTTAGTGGTGTCAATCAGTTGGGCGAGCTGTCGCTGAACATTCCCCAAAGCCAGTATTTTAGCACCGATGATGGTGTTCCTGTGGTGTTTACTGCCATGCACCATCTGCCGATTGTGGATATTAGTTTGGGGTTTGACGCAGGCAGTGGGCATGATGAGCTGATTCGAAGAGGGGCAGATGGCGAGATTGCCATGATGGTGTCTGCCATGATGACACAAGGTACCAAAACTTTGGACGAAGAAGCCTTCTACGAAAAAGCCGACCAGCTGGCGATGTCCTTATCCAGCTCGGTAGAGCGTGAAAGTTTTGACATTGATTTACGCATCATCAAAGATGGTACTCAGCTTGATGAGGCGGTGGATTTGATGCTTGATGCGTATCGCAATCCTAGATTTGATGAGAAGATTTTGGCTCGTAATAAAGCACGCTTGAAAGTCGCTTATCAGGCCAATGAGGCATCGCCCAAATTTTTGGCGACTCGTGCCTTTAATGGCATCATGGAGCAAAACAATCCGCACGCCTATGATGATGACATCAAAAAAATCGACCTGCTAAGCCAAGATGAATTATTTGCTTTTGTGGATAGATTTTTGGTTGTTCAAAACGCCAAACTTGCCATCACAGGCGATTTGACGCTCGAAGAAGCCAAAACGCTTGCCAACCGCATCAGTCGTGGGCTAAAAAATGGCAAAAAAGCCGAGAAAGTCAAAGCTCATCAAGCACCCACGCCCATTCATCATCACATTGATTATCCAAGCACTCAGACGCAAATCATCATCGGTGGTATCGCTCCTGCTGTACCCATCAATCAACAGGCAATCAGACAATATAGCGATTTTGTGATGGGCAATGCAGTGCTGGCAGGTGGGGATTTTAATGCTCGTTTGACACAAGCAATCAGGGTCAAAAAAGGCTACACCTATGGTATCAGTGGCAGTCTATCGTACAATGACCAAAGAAGCGTGTACAGCATTGGTTTTAGCACCAAAAATGAAGAAGCCACCGCAGCCATCAATGATACTTTGGCGACCATTGATGAGGTTTTGTCATCAGGCATCACTCAGCGTGAGCTGGATTTGGAGAAAGCTGGCACTAAAAATGCGTATCCAGCCCGTTTTGCCAATCACGCTGGCGTGCATGATGCGATATCGGCAACTTTTTTTGGCGGCTATCCCAAAGACCATCTACACACCCGTTTTGAGCGAATTGATAGAGCGACTTTGGATAGTGTGAATGCGGCACTAAGACACTTTATTATCCCAAATAATTTTGTGATTGTAACCGTTGGGGCAATCAAGCCAACCATCATCTTGCCAAAAGATAACTAG
- a CDS encoding M16 family metallopeptidase, giving the protein MPSKPISFAKTTALGLIAGSALSLLACTTPATQQLSYHTPSKTAQDTHQNHHKQQVVDYTLDNGLRVIIKPQKSPLVMTQIWYKVGSNDEPVGKGGLSHFLEHMMFKDSAGIDGDVYDQIVSQVGGSRNAFTTSNYTSYYQLLPANQYPLGLEIESNRMRGLVFDDEKLAKEKEVVKEERRQRTDDSPMAKAFEEFAPALFPDNNNARPIIGYMNEIEGLNKADLQAWYDTYYYANNAVLVIVGGVNVDEAKHWVQKYFAHLPSRPMPKRPSLHQKSHRGYQHIISHQQVTVPSLLMAFNTPTIATTDAKEAYALELVSDLLNGSQSARLRKNLLRNKQMVSQINVHYDAHDFGDGVLMISATPREGVSLDEVSSAILAQIDELAYGQIAPHELQRGQVGLKAALILRNDSITGQARSLGQLAVMGLGLDTPEKMPKLLAQIGTTDIQRVIKKYLTKDNLSVMYVLPKAKPVDDKK; this is encoded by the coding sequence ATGCCATCAAAACCAATTTCATTTGCCAAAACCACCGCTTTGGGATTGATTGCTGGTTCTGCATTGTCATTATTGGCTTGCACCACGCCAGCCACACAGCAGCTAAGCTACCACACGCCAAGCAAAACCGCCCAAGATACACACCAAAATCATCACAAACAGCAGGTGGTGGATTATACGCTTGATAATGGGTTAAGGGTCATTATTAAGCCACAAAAATCGCCTTTGGTCATGACCCAAATTTGGTATAAGGTTGGCTCAAATGATGAGCCTGTTGGTAAAGGCGGTCTATCGCACTTTTTGGAGCATATGATGTTCAAAGACAGTGCAGGGATTGATGGCGATGTTTATGATCAAATTGTCAGTCAGGTTGGTGGTTCAAGAAATGCTTTTACCACCAGCAATTACACCAGTTATTATCAATTATTGCCTGCCAACCAATATCCGCTAGGGCTGGAAATTGAATCCAATCGTATGCGTGGATTGGTGTTTGATGATGAAAAACTTGCCAAAGAAAAAGAGGTCGTCAAAGAGGAGCGTCGTCAGCGAACCGATGACAGCCCGATGGCAAAGGCATTTGAAGAATTTGCTCCTGCTTTATTTCCAGATAACAACAATGCTCGCCCTATCATTGGCTACATGAATGAGATAGAAGGGCTAAATAAAGCGGATTTGCAGGCATGGTACGATACTTATTATTATGCCAATAATGCTGTCTTGGTGATTGTGGGCGGTGTGAATGTTGATGAAGCCAAGCATTGGGTGCAAAAATATTTTGCCCATTTGCCAAGTCGTCCCATGCCAAAAAGACCATCACTCCATCAAAAATCGCATCGTGGCTATCAGCACATCATTAGCCATCAACAAGTGACTGTGCCAAGTTTGTTGATGGCATTTAATACACCCACCATCGCCACCACAGATGCAAAAGAGGCCTATGCGTTGGAGCTGGTGTCGGATTTGCTCAACGGTAGTCAGTCGGCAAGACTAAGAAAAAATCTATTGAGAAACAAGCAGATGGTCAGCCAAATCAATGTTCATTATGATGCTCATGATTTTGGTGATGGTGTGTTGATGATTTCGGCAACGCCACGAGAGGGGGTTAGCCTTGATGAGGTTTCATCGGCGATTTTGGCACAGATTGATGAATTGGCTTATGGTCAGATTGCACCGCATGAATTGCAGCGAGGGCAGGTTGGTCTAAAAGCAGCACTCATACTTCGTAATGACAGCATCACAGGACAAGCCAGAAGTCTTGGTCAGCTTGCCGTGATGGGATTGGGGCTAGATACACCAGAAAAAATGCCCAAATTGTTAGCACAGATTGGGACAACTGACATTCAGCGTGTCATCAAAAAATACCTGACCAAAGACAATCTGTCCGTCATGTATGTTTTACCCAAAGCCAAACCTGTCGATGATAAAAAATAA
- a CDS encoding MotA/TolQ/ExbB proton channel family protein, with the protein MTNSINILHLISQASLVVQLIMAFLLILSIISWVLIFVLSGRLGQALKFDNRFDEWLWSDDLPKQFAIVQNEPHKSGLEQLFFDAYQKYQQQPSNHANSIAITERTLSSALNKQQQELEYGLPLLASIGSVAPYIGLLGTVWGIMNAFIGLSQSASVSLATVAPSIAEALIATALGLFVAIPASASFNILTAKASSIYERRSVFGERLLAQLMSLPADKSS; encoded by the coding sequence ATGACAAATTCCATCAATATACTACATCTAATCAGTCAGGCCAGCCTAGTGGTGCAACTGATTATGGCTTTTTTGTTGATTTTATCCATCATCAGTTGGGTGCTGATTTTTGTACTCAGCGGTCGTTTGGGGCAAGCCCTAAAATTTGACAACCGCTTTGATGAATGGCTGTGGTCGGACGACTTACCCAAACAGTTTGCCATTGTCCAAAACGAACCACATAAAAGCGGCTTGGAGCAGTTATTTTTTGATGCCTATCAAAAATATCAACAACAACCCTCAAACCATGCCAACAGCATTGCCATCACCGAACGCACGCTGTCATCTGCCCTAAATAAACAACAGCAAGAGCTAGAATACGGTCTGCCATTGCTTGCCAGTATTGGTTCTGTCGCTCCTTATATTGGTCTATTAGGGACGGTTTGGGGGATTATGAATGCCTTTATTGGACTATCACAGTCAGCATCTGTCAGCCTTGCTACGGTCGCCCCTAGCATTGCCGAAGCCCTGATTGCAACCGCCTTAGGCTTATTCGTTGCCATTCCAGCCTCTGCCTCATTTAACATACTGACTGCCAAAGCCAGTAGCATTTATGAAAGACGCAGTGTATTTGGCGAACGCCTACTTGCCCAACTGATGAGCTTGCCTGCGGACAAATCGTCATGA
- the tolR gene encoding protein TolR, protein MKQSFHRPHRKTKLNGEMNVVPYIDVMLVLLIIFMVAAPMLTTGVDVSLPKEATSTIDTKDALPIIISMNRSGNLFVSHQDGLDEPMSLSQLMPFLQAAFAKNNQIQVLINADGQNSYNDIMQVMALVQNAGIDHVSLLSEPK, encoded by the coding sequence ATGAAGCAATCATTTCATAGACCACATCGAAAAACAAAGCTCAATGGCGAGATGAATGTCGTGCCGTACATTGATGTGATGCTCGTCTTGCTCATCATCTTTATGGTGGCAGCACCGATGCTGACCACAGGTGTTGATGTCTCTTTACCCAAAGAGGCAACCAGCACCATTGACACCAAAGACGCCCTGCCCATCATCATCAGCATGAATCGGTCAGGCAACCTATTTGTCAGTCATCAAGATGGCTTAGATGAACCAATGTCGCTATCACAGCTGATGCCATTTTTGCAGGCAGCATTTGCCAAAAACAACCAAATACAAGTCCTCATCAATGCCGATGGGCAAAATAGCTACAATGACATCATGCAAGTCATGGCGTTGGTTCAAAATGCTGGCATTGACCATGTCAGCCTATTAAGCGAGCCAAAATAA